A DNA window from Solanum lycopersicum chromosome 3, SLM_r2.1 contains the following coding sequences:
- the LOC101258036 gene encoding 3-ketoacyl-CoA synthase 11 has translation MRDENKKNSVSSETARISVEVNNLPNFLQSIRLKYVKLGYHYLISNAMYLFLVPVLGVLCVHVMTISVEDLIQLLDKLKFNLITVILCSAVVVFLGTLYFMTRPRKVYLVDFSCYKPKPDVMCSKETFMERSKQAGIFTEENLAFQKKILERSGLGQKTYFPEALLRVPAEPNMAEARKEAEMVMFGAIDELLAKTRVKAKDIGILVVNCSLFNPTPSLSAMIVNHYKLRGNVMSYNLGGMGCSAGLISIDLAKQLLQVNPNSYALVVSMENITLNWYFGNNRSMLVSNCIFRMGGAAILLSNRSTDRRRSKYQLIHTVRTHKGADDRSYGCVFQEEDEKKEIGVALSKDLMAVAGEALKTNITTLGPLVLPMSEQLLFFMTLVARKIFKMKIKPYIPDFKLAFEHFCIHAGGRAVLDELEKNLELSQWHMEPSRMTLYRFGNTSSSSLWYELAYTEAKGRIKKGDRTWQIAFGSGFKCNSVVWRALKTINPAKEKNPWMDEVHEFPVEVPRIVTINDS, from the exons ATGAGGGATGAGAACAAGAAGAATTCAGTTAGCTCTGAAACCGCGCGAATTTCGGTTGAAGTTAACAATCTTCCTAATTTTCTTCAATCAATCAGGCTCAAATATGTGAAACTTGGTTACCATTACTTGATCAGCAATGCAATGTATCTGTTTTTGGTTCCTGTTTTGGGAGTTCTTTGTGTTCATGTTATGACTATTTCAGTTGAGGACCTGATCCAATTATTGGATAAATTGAAGTTCAATCTTATCACAGTGATTTTATGTTCTGCTGTTGTTGTTTTTCTGGGGACACTTTATTTCATGACAAGGCCTAGAAAAGTGTATTTGGTTGACTTTTCATGTTATAAGCCTAAGCCTGATGTTATGTGTAGTAAAGAAACTTTCATGGAGAGATCAAAACAAGCCGGGATTTTCACTGAGGAGAATTTGGCCTTTCAGAAGAAGATACTAGAAAGGTCGGGTTTAGGTCAAAAGACGTATTTTCCCGAGGCACTTTTGAGAGTGCCCGCGGAACCTAACATGGCTGAGGCAAGGAAAGAGGCTGAGATGGTGATGTTTGGTGCTATCGATGAGTTGTTGGCGAAAACTAGGGTGAAGGCTAAGGATATTGGGATACTTGTGGTGAATTGTAGCTTGTTTAATCCAACACCATCACTTTCTGCTATGATTGTTAACCATTACAAGCTCAGGGGAAATGTTATGAGTTATAATCTTGGTGGAATGGGATGTAGTGCTGGACTCATTTCTATTGATCTTGCTAAACAACTATTGCAG GTGAATCCTAATTCTTATGCACTTGTGGTGAGTATGGAAAACATAACACTCAATTGGTACTTTGGCAACAACAGATCAATGCTTGTCTCAAATTGCATATTTAGGATGGGAGGTGCTGCAATTCTGCTGTCGAACAGATCAACAGATCGTCGACGTTCCAAGTACCAACTCATCCATACAGTACGTACACACAAGGGCGCGGATGACAGGAGCTATGGTTGTGTGTTCCAGGAGGAGGACGAGAAGAAGGAGATTGGTGTTGCCTTATCGAAGGACCTAATGGCTGTTGCAGGGGAAGCACTAAAAACTAACATCACAACGCTCGGGCCATTAGTTCTTCCTATGTCTGAGCAACTCCTTTTCTTCATGACATTAGTCGCGAGGAAGATCTTTAAGATGAAAATCAAGCCTTACATACCTGATTTCAAGCTGGCATTCGAGCATTTCTGTATACACGCTGGTGGAAGGGCAGTACTGGATGAGCTCGAGAAGAATCTCGAGCTCAGCCAATGGCATATGGAGCCATCAAGAATGACACTTTACAGGTTTGGTAACACATCAAGTAGCTCTTTATGGTATGAATTGGCTTATACTGAAGCTAAAGGGAGGATCAAGAAAGGAGACAGAACATGGCAAATTGCATTTGGTTCTGGATTTAAATGTAACAGTGTTGTGTGGCGCGCGTTAAAGACGATCAATCCTGCTAAAGAGAAGAATCCATGGATGGATGAGGTTCATGAATTCCCAGTTGAAGTACCTAGAATTGTCACAATTAATGattcttga
- the LOC101257439 gene encoding uncharacterized protein, with product MGGFVSRFWFMMFPAKEYKIIVVGLDNAGKTTTLYKLHLGEVVTTNPTVGSNVEELVYKNIRFEVWDLGGQERLRTSWATYYRGTHAVIVVIDSSDRARISTMKDELFRLLPHEDLQNAVVLVFANKQDLKDAMTPAEITDALSLHSIKNHDWHIQACSALTGDGLYDGLGWIAQKVPGKTPT from the exons ATGGGAGGTTTTGTATCGAGATTCTGGTTCATGATGTTTCCGGCGAAAGAGTACAAGATCATTGTTGTTGGATTGGATAATGCTGGAAAAACGACGACGCTTTATAAGTTGCATCTGGGTGAGGTGGTTACTACCAATCCTACTGTTGGTAGTAACGTTGAGGAGCTTGTTTATAAGAACATACGATTTGAG GTCTGGGATCTTGGTGGGCAAGAAAGACTGAGGACATCATGGGCAACTTACTATCGCGGAACTCATGCTGTCATTGTAGTTATCGATAGCAGTGACAGAGCCCGTATTTCCACAATGAAAGACGAGCTGTTCAGGTTGCTCCCACACGAGGATCTGCAAAATGCAGTTGTACTAGTGTTTGCAAACAAACAGGATCTTAAAGATGCCATGACCCCTGCAGAGATAACTGATGCACTTTCCCTTCATAGCATTAAGAACCACGATTGGCATATACAAGCCTGCAGTGCCCTGACTGGTGACGGCTTATACGATGGTTTAGGATGGATTGCACAGAAAGTTCCTGGCAAAACACCAACCTAG
- the LOC101257736 gene encoding armadillo repeat-containing protein LFR: MQKRQSGGVAGGGSATPVAKRGRPLGSVNSNSAAASATAAVASSAADSVAPPTLLGPSLHVHYAFADQNNKRIVLALQSGLKSELTWALNALTLLSFKEKDEVRKDATPLAKIPGLLDALLQVIDDWRDIALPRVLVKTPRVRLLGANSAVTGFGNEYEALNSDNSLPHPSTGSGSSNKEASVLKCANKLRPGAWNFDEDGLFNLDEEGRAEKQLCAVAASNIIRNFSNMPDNEVIMAQHRHCFETIFQCLEDYVTEDEELVTNALETVVNLALLLNLRIFSSSKPSFIKMTEKRAVKALMGMLGSAVKAWHSGAAELIGRLIINPDNEPFLLPFASQIYTRLVDIMSSPPTDAQAAAVGALYNLAEINMDCRLKLASERWAIDRLLKVIKMPHPVPEICRKAATILENLVLEPQNKPLLLSYENAFAEMLFGDPRYSDIFARILYELTSRSSNKVASACGIWGM, from the exons ATGCAGAAGCGGCAAAGCGGTGGCGTAGCTGGCGGTGGCTCAGCTACTCCGGTAGCTAAGAGAGGACGTCCGTTAGGTAGCGTAAACAGTAACTCCGCCGCTGCCTCTGCTACCGCGGCAGTCGCATCCAGTGCTGCCGACTCAGTAGCTCCGCCAACGCTTCTCGGACCTTCGCTTCATGTTCACTATGCATTTGCTG ATCAGAATAATAAAAGGATTGTTCTGGCACTTCAAAGTGGATTGAAGAGTGAGCTGACGTGGGCATTAAACGCTCTCACTTTGCTATCATTTAAAGAGAAAGATGAAGTCCGCAAAGATGCAACCCCTCTTGCGAAAATTCCTGGGTTGCTTGATGCTCTACTTCAAGTT ATAGATGACTGGCGTGATATAGCGTTACCAAGGGTGCTTGTGAAGACACCACGTGTTCGACTATTGGGTGCAAATTCAGCTGTTACTGGATTTGGAAATGAATATGAGGCCTTGAACTCGGATAATAGCTTACCTCATCCTAG TACTGGATCTGGATCCTCCAACAAAGAGGCATCTGTTCTGAAGTGTGCTAACAAGCTTCGCCCTGGAGCCTGGAATTTTGATGAAGATGGCCTATTTAACTTGGATGAGGAGGGGCGTGCTGAGAAACAGCTGTGTGCTGTCGCTGCTTCAAACATTATCCGCAACTTCTCTAACATGCCAGATAATGAAGTCATCATGGCGCAGCACAGGCATTGCTTTGAAACCATATTTCAATGTCTTGAAGATTATGTTACAG AGGATGAGGAACTTGTCACAAATGCCCTTGAGACTGTAGTGAATTTGGCTTTGTTGCTGAATCTTCGGATCTTTAGCTCCTCAAAACCTTCTTTTATCAAAATGAC GGAGAAACGTGCAGTCAAGGCTCTCATGGGAATGCTGGGATCTGCTGTGAAGGCTTGGCACTCTGGCGCTGCTGAATTAATTGGTCGTCTTATAATAAATCCTGACAATGAACCTTTCCTACTTCCTTTTGCTTCACAG ATATATACACGTTTGGTCGATATAATGAGCTCTCCACCAACTGATGCTCAAGCAGCTGCTGTAGGTGCATTATATAACCTTGCAGAGATAAATATGGACTGTCGTTTAAAGCTGGCCAGTGAGCGATG GGCAATTGATCGCCTGTTGAAAGTGATCAAGATGCCACATCCAGTACCAGAAATTTGCAGAAAAGCAGCAACTATTTTGGAAAACCTTGTGTTGGAGCCGCAGAACAAGCCCCTCCTCCTATCCTATGAAAATGCGTTTGCGGAAATGCTCTTCGGGGATCCAAGGTACTCAGACATATTCGCGAGGATATTATATGAACTAACATCACGATCAAGCAACAAAGTTGCATCAGCTTGTGGTATTTGGGGCATGTAA
- the LOC104646084 gene encoding vegetative cell wall protein gp1-like, whose amino-acid sequence MLRVFSAKYYTRSSIFVVQKLTISVGLTRKMSKENLPSDFPTTTPPNTGRPTDAPPAVEDSPFVPDFDAIPPIRPGENPPTPSPSPSPSPSPTAPRTDSPEFSDPPNTSPSGQEAPRPPISPPGQPEAFTPQQPPDAGEQIRTSNVRSE is encoded by the exons atgttaagagTTTTTTCAGCGAAATATTATACAAGATCTTCAATATTTGTTGTTCAAAAGTTAACTATATCAGTTGGACTTACTAGAAAAATGAGCAAGGAAAATCTTCCATCTGATTTTCCTACCACAACACCACCAAATACTGGCAGACCCACCGATGCACCGCCGGCGGTGGAGGATTCACCGTTCGTGCCAGATTTCGATGCTATTCCACCGATAAGACCAG GTGAAAACCCTCCGACGCCATCGCCATCGCCATCGCCATCGCCATCGCCAACGGCACCGCGGACCGATAGTCCTGAATTTTCCGATCCACCGAACACTTCTCCGTCAGGTCAGGAAGCACCACGACCACCTATATCACCACCTGGACAGCCGGAGGCGTTCACACCACAACAACCTCCGGACGCTGGAGAGCAAATTAGAACATCTAATGTTAGATCTGAGTAG
- the LOC101257143 gene encoding aspartic proteinase A1, translating into MKIKVLLAALVIWSLCTSAYGFNNASANNTIRIGLKRRNLDIHSIRAARIYAKHNHKGSDMNLGALRDEIVYVKNYMDVQYFAEIGIGSPPQHFAVVLDTASSNLWVPSSKCIFSIACYLRSKYRSRLSTTYTKIGNPSKIPFGTRSVRGLFSQDNVKVGSSVINQQVFTEVTREGFFTFLSARYDGVLGLGFQDAAAERVTPVWYNMLLQRIVTQPIFSVWLNRDTKSRLGGEILFGGVDSTRFRGQRTYVPVAQNGYWEIEIGDVVIGNNSTGLCKGGCPAIVDTGTSFLAGPTTILTQINHAIGAEGFVSMECKTVFSNYGNMIWENLVSGLQPERICHRFGICTRNGTSGVSHVEEKMVARSSKLEKLPNDESGLCSFCEMTVFWMQVELRKETTKEKAFEYVNQLCEKLPDPQGKSYINCDVFSLPHITITIGKKPFPLSPDQYVIRVEDNHDTRCVSGFTALDVHPRRPLWVLGVVFLRAYHTVFDFGNLQVGFAESA; encoded by the exons ATGAAGATCAAAGTTTTACTTGCAGCATTAGTGATATGGAGTTTATGTACCTCTGCCTATGGCTTCAATAATGCATCTGCTAATAATACGATAAGAATCGGGTTAAAGAGGAGAAATTTGGATATTCATAGCATCAGGGCAGCAAGAATTTATgctaaacataatcataaaggTTCAGATATGAATCTTGGAGCTCTTAGAGATGAAATAGTTTATGTGAAGAACTATATGGACGTCCAGTATTTCGCAGAGATTGGTATCGGTTCACCTCCTCAACATTTTGCTGTTGTTTTGGATACTGCTAGTTCAAATCTTTGGGTCCCCTCCTCCAAATGCATTTTCTCT ATCGCTTGTTATCTTCGTTCCAAGTACAGATCAAGACTATCAactacatatacaaaaattg GAAATCCTAGTAAGATCCCTTTTGGAACTAGGTCAGTACGCGGATTGTTCAGCCAAGACAACGTTAAAGTTGGGAGTTCTGTCATAAATCAGCAG GTTTTCACTGAGGTAACGCGGGAAGGATTTTTCACATTCTTGAGTGCACGATATGATGGGGTATTAGGACTAGGATTTCAGGATGCTGCTGCAGAACGAGTAACGCCAGTATG GTATAATATGTTGCTTCAACGTATTGTTACTCAGCCAATCTTCTCGGTCTGGCTGAATCGAGATACTAAATCTAGGCTCGGGGGTGAAATTCTCTTTGGAGGGGTGGATAGTACTCGCTTCAGGGGTCAGCGTACTTATGTCCCAGTTGCTCAAAATGGTTACTGGGAG ATTGAAATAGGGGACGTTGTTATCGGAAACAATTCAACAG GTCTTTGTAAAGGTGGCTGTCCAGCGATTGTGGATACTGGAACGTCTTTTCTTGCTGGTCCGACT ACTATTTTGACTCAAATCAATCATGCTATTGGAGCAGAAGGATTTGTTAGTATGGAATGTAAAACTGTTTTCTCGAATTATGGAAATATGATTTGGGAAAACTTAGTATCAGGC TTACAACCTGAAAGAATTTGCCACAGATTTGGTATTTGTACTCGTAATGGCACGTCTGGTGTGAG CCATGTTGAGGAGAAAATGGTAGCTAGAAGTTCAAAGTTGGAGAAGCTACCGAATGATGAGAGTGGTTTATGTTCTTTCTGTGAGATGACAGTTTTCTGGATGCAAGTTGAGCTTAGAAAAGAGACAACAAAGGAAAAAGCATTTGAATATGTGAATCAG CTGTGTGAGAAGCTCCCGGATCCTCAAGGAAAATCGTATATCAACTGTGATGTGTTTTCGCTGCCACACATCACAATTACCATTGGGAAAAAACCTTTCCCCCTTTCTCCAGATCAA TATGTTATCAGAGTCGAAGACAATCATGATACTCGCTGTGTTAGTGGATTTACAGCTTTGGATGTGCATCCACGACGTCCCCTCTG GGTTCTTGGAGTTGTATTCTTGAGAGCATATCACACTGTTTTTGACTTTGGTAATCTACAAGTTGGATTTGCAGAAAGTGCTTAG